The sequence AATCGAGTTGTTATCTGCTAGAGATAAAGAAGAGggaatggagagagagagctgtttgaatttgaaagtGGAGAGGCGCTAAGTGCTAACGGCTACAATTTTGCGTAcaggtttatttataaataagcTTCAGATTCCAACTTCGTTTATTTaattctttattattattttcaggAAATGATTGCGTGCCAATCAATACATCCGACACGCTCATGGGTGGGGCCCTCTTCATTAGTTACATCCTATCGATAAACGACAGATCATAATTATTCTGTGGCCGGCCTTATTCTGTTCGCTTCATAAACGACGATAAATTACGGGGATGCAAACACAATATTTGAAGCTTCGTTTGGTTGGACGGTGAAGGATAAAGGCGGTAATTTTGAACAGGTAATATGGAGGGTAATGTAATTTTAAACAGAGACAGCAGTTTGCTCCAATTAAGGTTTTCTTCTCTATCCATGTCACGGATTTCAAGAGTCAAACGTTGCGTTTGACTGGTCCACTGCCTTGAATCTGTTCTGCTGATAAAGTTGAATATCCTTTTCTTGTTCCAATGAATTACTTGAGAATTGAGATCAAAACGACTATTTGTAGGTTGGAttaaaatatggacaatttaAGCAACATGACATTTATGTTGGAATCTATTCACCCAATTTTCAAGCTTATATTTTACATATGAATGCATTACAATGGTGAAACCTAGGCCAATCTTATGTATATTATGTACAATAAGGTAACAAAACCGCCAGGATTAGAAGTAATCCATTGGGAGGTCCCAATCATCATTGGTCTTGCTTTTCCTGGAATTGAACTTCTGGTTGCCAAAGCTTCTTCTTGTATGCTTGTCCGATCGTGCAGGTCTTTCGAAATCGGAATATTCGTCAAGCTCATCGAGGGAAGTCGCAACATTTTGGCTGTCCAAGAAACCCTGTTTTACAGATAACCAGAAATGGTCACATGATTCCCAGTGTAAACTTCTTTTGCTTGCATGCATTATTTTTGATACCCTCTTAATAATTTCAAGCACCTTAGTCTAGTGAAGATAGAAGGCGTTTTATCAGATTTGAGACAACAGCCAATGATACTAAAAACGCAATCCAAGGTGCTAATCAGgcagaaaaaaataagtaacAAATAAAGCAAACTCCAAATCATGACTAGTGGACTGGTTTTATAGTGAAGAAAGAGAGTACCTTGGTCAGCCTGTGTATGTGCGAAGCTGCAGCTTCATGCACAATGACAGCATCAGATACAACTTCCAGCACATCTTCAACAAACAAAGCATAAGTACTCACCTGAATTTGTAGAAAGCCGATGGAATTAGAATTTGTGCAAGTAGAATGTTGTTCGAAAAACACAGAATATATCAGAAAAATCCCTTGGCATGCAAGTCCTTCTAATTAAAATGGAAggaattttcaaatattcagCCTTTGCAGCATTGATGTGCGCTATTTCCTCTACACCTACCAAACTTGATGGGATAATGGAAATCCCAAATGAATCAAGCTCAAGTGATTCCACAGCCCCTGAATTGATGTTAAAACTGTATCCTCGAACCTAGAAATGCATCATGAAACAAGTTAGAAGATAAAAACGTAGGTCAATGGGTACAAGAAGCTGGAATATTAAAGAGACTCACCTTCCCCATAGTTCGTCGACCCGGTGTTACAACTTGGTATCCTACCTAGCAAAATCACAACTTTCTAGCAAAATCACAACTTAATAGTAAAATGCGGATACTAAAAGTTATAGAACAAAATACACCAAGAACCTTTATATAGTGATCATAAGCAGAGCCTTGGCCCTCTTGGGAAGGGTAATTAGGATATTGTCCTAACATTTAGCATGTAGTAAAACAAACTAACCCACCACATTTACTTAAATCAGAAGCTAAAAATCAACACATGCAGAAACCGAACACAGCGATGAGTACCCTAAACCAAGGGACAATAAAAATGTTAAGCAAGCAAATACAGTTTGGCTATATAAGAGACGAATGAACACACCAATGTTTCCAGTCCAgcaattttaaattcattcTCAACCACACTCTCGTCCTCCACAAGCACAACATCACCAACCTGCAAACAATCACAAATTGAACACCTTTTATATTTAGGAGGATAATGTACTTATAAATACAATCaagaaatatacacaattgTCAAGCAAAATGTACCTGAGTAATATCATCGAGGAGAAAACGTTCAGATTCCCCAGAAAGCAAGTTTCGCTTCACTTCTACAAACATTACCATCCACTGAAGAAagaatttatatgtttaaCTTATTAAAgcaagcaatttttttttcccctcacAAATTGGGAACAACTTGATCAAGCTAACGACTTTTTATCAAACAATATGATAATTGATAGTTTATTACTTACAGAGTTGGTGTTGACCCAAAGCTGTGAAACAAATCCCAAGCTGAGAGCACTTCGGATGCTGATCACTTGCTTTGCAAGAATATTGGACCTCCTCATCACCTGCCTCCCTTTTCTCAGCCCAACTTTTCCATCAATGTGCTTCAACCCCTCCTCATTTTCTAGCCCATCACCATCTGCACCCTCCATTCGAACCCAATTCTCATTTTCTAAGCTCTCATCAGTCTTTGTACTTTGCTTCTCATCCCCCAGACCACCCTCCGATTGCAGAAAATCTGAACCCAATGAAGCATTACCTTCCTTACTGGGATCAATCCCATTTTTCTTTACCGCATCGCTTGGTTTTGCTTCGAGGTCGAAAAGGTTTTCCCTTTTCTCCTTGAACCCTAATTCAGcgccaaacccaaaatcctcTGAGGGATTCTCGCTCGCTCTTCTGCAGAGGACCAAAGACCTACCATTTCTAAGACCTGTTATGTCTAAATTTGTGAAATTTGATAGCTTCAAACAATTTGGGATGTAAAAGTAAGGATGTGGTGGGCTCTGGGGTCTCTGATTGGTTCTGCAAAACCCTAATTGTCGAAATTTTGTGACAGTAAAGGATAGGGGGCTGGAGGGAAGACAGTCACACATGGTTTACTCGAAATACTCGACAGTGTCAACCAATGGGATTAGTTGTTGATTGAAGACGAAGTCGTTTGTAGCTGTAAGTAAACGACAAGTCgtttgttgtgtttttgtagACATGAGTTAAACTAGTGTTGacttaattataaattacttttgctggaaaaaaaaaaagggaatcaAATTAAGATTAGGTTTCAATTCAATTAGACATATAATTCAACTAATTAGGCCTCGTTTGGAAGTGATCTTGAAAATGccaataatcaattttatgGAAAATCACTTCaccaaataattattttaacttattttaatgaattttatgaaaaaacataTGAGAGATGCTTATCCCAAGAATCACTAGAGTGATTATATAGAGAAGTACGTGGAAGTTACTTTTTCCCAAAAGTGAATGTAATCTATACATAATCACTCCCAAATCAGCCTTTAATCTACTTGGATTATCCACTTTTTTTTGTATCCATAAAAAGATAAAGTAGGATATGAATGAAGATTGAAAATGGAGATACAAAATGTTTTTCACATACAAGGTCCAAATACAGCTTTGGTCaaatgctatatatatatatttatcatataATGTTTAAAGTATTAATGCATAAAAATCAATGTTTAAAAccaatttgaattaaaatgtATTTTCATTGAGAAATTCATCTGTCAATCCaaaatgtcattttttaaaaaatttaaaaaaaaatcattgaaGCCGACCAAATTGAATGAATTGATCACTTTTTCAacattttaattgatgtattCATACTCCACTCGTATTTTGTGCACATAGAAGTTCAAGAAGACACTCCTTCTTGTAAAGCATATGTAATATTGTGTATATTTTATTCATCTCTAGGAGAGGGgggtattaaaataatttttttcttcaataaagAGAAATATCATTGGATTAAGAGGTGGCTAATATATAATCTTTGCATATTTAATGATTGGCACAATaattagtatgaaaaatgttaatctaataattaataaaagcgTCTCAAACCGACATGGACatgaaatgacaaaaattgaaggtTAAAGTTGCTCCACAATCATTTActctcttttaaaattttatgcatCATATGAGCCCCgtttgcttttaaaaatataataaaataatatgatatttggcaTTTCGAGTGGAGTTAAATTTTTTCCAAAGTGTCAAATTACCACATaaaccatcaaattcaaattcaacattTTGCTTTGATATCTTCCTTGAAAATGCTATAATTAGCATTACACATAAGTTTAAAACATAAAGATGCATCACACCTAGCTTGAAAAAAATGAGAggttgttattattattattattattattgttattttaatgattaaaAAGGAAAGATGATAGGATTTGTTGGATGTAGATAGGATGctatttttagttattattttattctttaatttttaaatacattattaaaattgtttatacatataaataagaatatatgtatatcaaaaggtagagaatggtgaaatatttaaaatattaaaaaaaaatttggttaattcaaacattataaaatttaaattattaattaaatgaggataatatgataaattcatatttttttcatattaaaaacaaaaatcaaataataggtaacaaaacaagtttttttgaaataaaaaattcaataaaatgaaaaccaatCTTTGACGCATTGGCAAAGTTGGCGTGCAAAGACCAAAGTACAAACCAATCCGGGAAAAGCatattcccaattaggttcaAGTACCTTTAAAAAGTAGAATCATATGCAAATTGGCAACTCGTCCATTATCCAATAATGTCGCACCACGTGTCAGCGTCAACATTCCGAGAACCAAAAGAATTGACTGGTAAATATAAGCGGCGAAGCGACCCCTACGCTTGAGGATTCGTGAAAAAGAGACGTTCCAAAAATCCATTTTTCGTCTTCCGCTTTGTCCCTCCGCTCCGTCTGCACCCTTCCCAGGTAAGCATTCTCTCCTCCTAATCTTCTCTGCATGTTCTTTTCGTCATAATTGGAGTTCCGTTTCTGTTTGGTTACCGAGAAACGGTAGGAAAAATAACAGAAACTCTAGCTTTTAGCCTGAACAACCTGGTTTTAGATCTAAAGTTTCGTTCTTTGCATTACTTTATGTTTATATCATTACACCGAGATCAACGAATTGCTGCTGAGCTGTTTTGAGATCTAGTCATAGTTAAGATGAATTGCTTTCGTTTTGTCCTGACTATGGCGGGCTATACACCCTTCGCCTGAAATCTAAAAGCTTTGCCTTCTCCTATCTCCGTTTCACAATTTTGGGCTTTGTAGGATCTccaattatgtttttttttactgtaATGTGTTTTGCTTTGCGCATTGGTAATTGTTTGtcttatgtattttttttacgCTTTAGCTTTTGTTCTGATAAAGGGCATCTTGAATCCTCCCTAAACTTTTCCTCCAATCAAGTTAAGTGTTTGTGATTTCCCAAACTCTtcccaaatcaaaatttgggTTATGGAGGGAAATTAATTTTGGAGGGAACAATTAAGTAAAGGGATTTTCTTAGGATAATATAGGAATTTTCAAaaagttttgcagaaaaattgaactttcCCAATGAAGTGATCCCAAGTCTTAACCAATGGACTTTCACTCAAATTTATAGTTGGCTTTACATGTTCAAATTCTTTACCAGTGAAAAAGTTCTCTTCACCTCATTTACATAATAACACAGGTTAAATTAATATCATAGTTGACTTTTggattcttttctatgaatgTCTCTATTtcagtttgtttcttttacttAAATTTTGTTGTGATGATTGTGATATCATAATAGAGAAGCATATTTGTTTCCGAGTTGTTTTTTGGTCTCACAGCACTAACTAATCCTTGTATTTGGTCTTGAACTCAGATCTGATAGCTTAATCTTCATGAATTCAAGAACTACTGAAGTATCCGTGTTTTCCTGTAAATCGGGAAACAGAAACAACCCCTTCTTCATCTGGATTTTGTTCTGTTTATTGCCAAAATTCCAAGGAACTCCTTTTGCATTCGTGAGTTTCCTCTTGGTTAAGGCAATTGACAGGAGTCCTTCTGGAGCACTGGCCTTTGAGACTTTTGGGTAGATAAATCCATAGCAGGGATCAATTCAAGTGTCTGTCTGAAGTTAGCATCCCTGCTTTCTACTTAAAAAATGGTTTCCTCTCAGCTACCTGGCTTGACCAAGGCCCGCATGTGCAAACCAATTCAGACACAGTTGCTTTTTTCTATGGATACAATGGATGCTGTAGGTTCAGATCACGTGGAGCTTGATTTCGATGATGTTTTTGGCCCTCTACCAGTTCAGGCCTCTGTAGAAGTGAATTATGGTGATTCGGCTAATTCTGCCGCTTTTGAAGATGCCACTGAGCTTATTTATGATAATCCAGTGGTAATTCATAACCGATCACATTCTTTGGTTGGTCCCTCCTCGTTTGTAAGCCAATCATTGAAGCTCAGCAAACTGACTATAAGTGACACGGAAGATTCAGTGGAACTGGTAGAGTGTGTCAATGGAGATACCATCAAAGAATTTCAAGAACCTTTAATTGATGATGGTGTCACTGAAAAGACTCTTGAAAATGATGAGGAAATCTCCATGAAGATCGAGAGTGTAGGCATTGAAGATTTTGAGGTTTTGAAGGTTGTTGGGCAGGGTGCATTTGCAAAAGTATACCAGGTGAGGAAGAAAGGGACATCAGAAATATATGCAATGAAGGTCATGCGGAAGGACAAGATCATGGAGAAGAATCATGCTGAATACATGAAAGCTGAGAGGAATAttctaacaaaaattaatcatCCATTCATTATCCAGCTTAGATACTCATTTCAGGTAATTCCTGCCTGACCCtggaagttaatttcaattttccttttctggtGTGGCTTTCTTTTTTAGGATTATGAGCATCCCTGTCCCCAAAAAAATGTCTTATGCATTTGGAACTATATCTTCAAAAGATACTGTGGAGCAATATATTTCAACTCAATGTGCTGATTTGGTGACTTTCTTGATGATGACTAGAGTACtaacttaatttattttgttatgcAGACCAAATATAGACTATATCTCGTGCTGGATTTTGTTAATGGTGGTCACCTTTTCTTTCAGCTCTATCACCACGGTCTATTCAGGTACCTTTGGTTTCaacttccaatattttgtgtTATTTTCTGAGCTCAAAGATTTAGACACTTAATACTtaagtttttctcctttccAGAGAGGAGCTGGCTCGAATATATGCTGCTGAGATTGTTTCTGCGGTTTCTCACCTCCATGCAAATGGAATAATGCATAGGGATCTTAAACCTGAAAATATCCTATTGGACACAGATGGCCATGTACCTCCCCATCTCCCTCTGTTGAGAATTGTTCTATTAATTGCTCCCAATGAATTGTAACTGACATCATGATCACTGATTTATTAAACAGGCCATGTTGACCGATTTTGGTCTTGCGAAGCAACTTGAAGAGAATACAAGATCTAATTCTATGTGTGGAACTGTAGAATACATGCCACCTGAAATAGTTCTTGGAAAGGGCCACAATAAGGCTGCAGACTGGTGGAGTGTGGGAGTCCTATTGTTTGAGATGCTAACTGGAAAGGTTTGGATTTATTCATTTTGTTCGTATAGATTGAgatgatatataaatatacagaTGTGATTGAGAGCAAGAATTTCTTGATGGTTAAGTCAAATTCTAACTGAATGTGCAGTCAACAATCATTATATGCATATAATACATGTAGATATTAAAATTAGCATATTGGAAAGCCGGtgtttgttgaatttaatattgttaGGAGGTGATCCGAGTGTTCTTTTTAGGCTGTTGTAATATAGTTTGTATGCGCTTTTTGTGTTggacatcttcttcttcttcttcagtaatatatatatatatatatatatatatatttcttcttttcaaaagaggaaagagaaataaataaataaaagtattatCTGTCTTTTGATTAGGTGACTCACACAGAGACATGCATTTAAAGAGAATTGTGTCCATAGTGTTTAAGGACCCTAGAAGTTGGAACATTTATTTAAATCATGTAACGTGAAACATTTTTCTTTGCTCTTGCTTCTGCAGCCTCCTTTTACTGGGAACAGGGAGAAAATTCAGCAGAAGATAGTTAAGGAAAAGATCAAGTTGCCATCCTTTCTGTCCAGTGAAGCACATTCTCTGTTGAAAGGGGTATATAATCTTTGTGCTTGTTTTTATCTTGGGTTGTAGGAAATAGGCAATGTTGATCCTTAGTGTCTGTTTCGAGCCTTCCTCAGTTCATGTTTTTAGTTAACTATGAGAGAACTCACTCAACTTGGTTATGTTTTCAGCTCCTACAGAAGGATGCAAGCCACCGTCTTGGTAGTGGGCCTTTGGGGTGTGAGGAAATCAAGCGCCACAAATGGTTTAAGCCAATAAATTGGAAAAGATTAGATGCTCGGGAAATCCAACCAAGCTTTCGTCCCCAAGTTTCCGGGAAGCAGTGCATTGCCAATTTCGATAAGTGCTGGACCGACATGTCAGTTGTGGATTCTCCAGCTGCTAGCCCGAATGCTGCTGGAAACCCCTTCACCGGCTTCAGTTATGTTAGGCCTGCGGCCTCTTTTCTTCAGAAGAATAGCCCCATGTACTAGCACGTGTTGCCCTAAGATGCAAGTTTTCGAGCTCTGTTTTCCTTCTCGCATTCTTAATGATGAAACTTTGTAAGTTGCTTGAAAAAAGCAGTAGCCAAGTGAGGTTTATCTTAGCAGTCTTCTCTTGAGACTACACAATCTTAAAACCATTGCAGACACATTTGCCGAACTCTGAAGCTTGTATGTCTTTTGCTGAAATAAATAAGTATTAATATATCCACATTTTAATTTAAGTTTGTGGCAGATTTTGGTAAATTTCTCTTATGTAATGCTCTCTTGCTAATTcacattttaaatttaatctTCGTTCCCTAAggtataaataataaattccatttaaaaactttttttacttGGTCGAAAATcccatttaaaaatttagGAAAGTGCATTTGGGGAAGGGAAATTTCACATGTGGATAAAGCAAGGGACGCGTGTCAAAATGCCAGCCTTTGCTGACACTTCAGCTGGTTCtcccacaaaacaaaaagttcaTGGTTCACAACATAACCTCCATAACCATGGCTTATCTGCCCTCTCCAAGTCTAACAACACTTAAACACAATCCTAAGCCTACATGCTTCTCTCCTTTAAAACCCACTTATTCTGACCATCTTTGCTTCATCACAACCCAATTCAAAAGCCACCCTCAAAGGTGCAATGCATTCTTTGGTGACAATATCCCGGGAAATGTTTTGGAGACGACTCTCCATTTGGACCAATTTCCTCCTTTTCAATATGGTTACATGCAGTTTCAAACAGCTACAGAGGAACTCTCAGAAACACAGAAGTGGGGTTTCCTGATTTTTGCTGGGATTACATGGATATACTTAACTGCAAGACCAGGTATTCTCATAGGTGCCATTGATGCATACCTTCTTGCTCCTCTGCAATTGGTTTTGGATAGTTTGATTGGAAGGAGAAGGTTGAAGAGGACTGATTTTGTGATTGGGGACAAGTTGGGAGAAGGGTCTTTTGGTGTTGTTTATTCTGGTGCGGTTGTTCCGAAGAATGTGAATGTTGAAGAGACGGTGCAGAAGAGAGGGAGGGGCAGAGCTCCACAGTTGGATGAGAGGTTCAAGGAGAAGGTCATCCTCAAGAAGGTAGCACTGTAGATTTCGTGCATTTTGATTGACCCTTTACTTGTTTATCAGTGTTTCTGTGATGTGTAGAGAGATTAATCTGATCTTTTAGTTATGGAAATATGCAGGTGAAGATTGGAGTTCAAGGGGCTGAAGAATTTGGCGAATTCGAGGAGTGGTTCAATTACAGGTTGTCTAGAGCAGCACCTGAAACATGTGCTACGTTCCTGGGAAGTTTTGTTGCTGATAAAACAAGTTCTCAATTTACAAAGGGTGGAAAGTGGCTTGTTTGGAAATTCGAGGTACTAAAAAAATTTTAGGATCACTCATTCAAAAATCTAAAGCTTTCAATCCCCCGTTTATGTTATATATGGTGTTGAAGAACTCAATGCTATAATTATATGTGCCTTTGACGCCTTCATCACACTAATTGTCGGTATGTTCATGTGACAGGGAAACCAAACTCTTGCCGATTACATGAAAGATAGGAAATTCCCTTTTAACTTGGAGTCTGTCATGTTCAGACGTGTCTTGCAAGATGTAGACTCTGTCAAACGCAGTGCATTGATCATCAAGCAAATAATGCGTCAAATTATTACTTCGCTCAAGAAAATCCATGACACAGGCATTGTTCACCGGGACGTAAAGCCAGCAAACTTAGTAGTGACAGGAAGGGGACAAATCAAGCTCATAGACTTTGGGGCAGCCACGGACCTCAGGATTGGAAAGAACTATGTACCAGACCGTACCCTGCTAGATCCTGACTTTTGTCCTCCTGAACTATATGTGCTCCCAGAAGAAACGCCAGTTCCTCCTCCAGAGCCCATTGCTGCATTTCTTTCTCCAATTCTTTGGCAGGTAATACAGTTTCAACCCTTTTATATGCGATGTCAAGCATATCAAAATTCCGCTGCTTTACTGGATGTATATGGATATAGCAGTATGGTAGTGACTGTTGGATCTGCCTTCATTTTCAGTTAGTAAAGTTAAAATTGTTTAAATGTTCAAATTCGGATGAGAAAAAGCATGGGGATCAGATCATAAACTAATCTGTTGACAGGCCTTGTGAACTTGATTTACCTTGGGGGTACTCTTATGCATGAATTCTTGTTTTAAAGCATACAAAATCTGTTTGCTAGATGAATCAGACTTTGAAATTATTGTTGCAGCTAAACAGTCCTGACCTCTTTGATATGTACTCTGCTGGAATTATACTATTGCAAATGGCAGTACCATCCTTAAGGTCTTCAGCAGGGTTAAAGAATTTCAattcagaaataaaaacagTTAAGTATGACTTGAATAAATGGAGGGACTATACTCGGTTGAGGCCTGACTTGTCACTTCTTGATCTCGATTCGGGTAGAGGGTGGGATCTGGCCACAAAGCTTGTGTCAGAGAGAGGTTCCCTTAGGAGGGGGCGCTTATCAGCGGCAGCTGCTCTGAGGCATCCTTACTTCTTGTTAGCTGCTGACCAAGCAGCTGCAGTTCTTTCAAAATTAAGTTTTACCAAATAGTGAGCTGCTTCAAGATGTAAGtataaaataaagtttgtttcGTTGTCCAAGCATAAAAAAGATTTTGCTcaagtattttcttttgactTGTGAGAAACTGTTAAcattttctttccattttcttttttgttacaGCATCTCAAGAATGGAGAGACTCACAAACACGCAAGCCTTTGCCTGCCAGTTCATGGTTGTTGCCATTTTTGCACCTGGTGACCTTTGGGGGTTTGCTTCCAATTTAACAGGCCAGTGGACTCTGTATGCAATACAAGAGATTACAATTTTATAAATGTTTTTCGTTGCCGATGATATTAATTTATAGCAGAGGAGGTTCGACCCCACTTTGTTAATGATTACTATTAatcttgtatttaaaaaaaagaaaaagagtgaaGCTCATTTATGCTATGAGCAAGTAACAAAATCATTTCTTTGGCGATCAATATTGGTTCACAAGAGGTTTACAAATATTACAAATCTTGTAAGTCCACCATTTCTACAGACTACTTTGAGTTGACAAAAATTTCAGTTTGTAAAAACTTTCAACATATTTAGCATGTGATCAATATTAGACTTTCCCGCTTAATCCTAACCAATTGCCCCATCATCAATCCGGCAACTAATTAATAATCCAATGATAACATGACATGTGGACtaatgaaaaa comes from Prunus dulcis chromosome 6, ALMONDv2, whole genome shotgun sequence and encodes:
- the LOC117632105 gene encoding uncharacterized protein LOC117632105; translated protein: MCDCLPSSPLSFTVTKFRQLGFCRTNQRPQSPPHPYFYIPNCLKLSNFTNLDITGLRNGRSLVLCRRASENPSEDFGFGAELGFKEKRENLFDLEAKPSDAVKKNGIDPSKEGNASLGSDFLQSEGGLGDEKQSTKTDESLENENWVRMEGADGDGLENEEGLKHIDGKVGLRKGRQVMRRSNILAKQVISIRSALSLGFVSQLWVNTNSWMVMFVEVKRNLLSGESERFLLDDITQVGDVVLVEDESVVENEFKIAGLETLVGYQVVTPGRRTMGKVRGYSFNINSGAVESLELDSFGISIIPSSLVSTYALFVEDVLEVVSDAVIVHEAAASHIHRLTKGFLDSQNVATSLDELDEYSDFERPARSDKHTRRSFGNQKFNSRKSKTNDDWDLPMDYF
- the LOC117632104 gene encoding serine/threonine-protein kinase AtPK2/AtPK19-like, which codes for MVSSQLPGLTKARMCKPIQTQLLFSMDTMDAVGSDHVELDFDDVFGPLPVQASVEVNYGDSANSAAFEDATELIYDNPVVIHNRSHSLVGPSSFVSQSLKLSKLTISDTEDSVELVECVNGDTIKEFQEPLIDDGVTEKTLENDEEISMKIESVGIEDFEVLKVVGQGAFAKVYQVRKKGTSEIYAMKVMRKDKIMEKNHAEYMKAERNILTKINHPFIIQLRYSFQTKYRLYLVLDFVNGGHLFFQLYHHGLFREELARIYAAEIVSAVSHLHANGIMHRDLKPENILLDTDGHAMLTDFGLAKQLEENTRSNSMCGTVEYMPPEIVLGKGHNKAADWWSVGVLLFEMLTGKPPFTGNREKIQQKIVKEKIKLPSFLSSEAHSLLKGLLQKDASHRLGSGPLGCEEIKRHKWFKPINWKRLDAREIQPSFRPQVSGKQCIANFDKCWTDMSVVDSPAASPNAAGNPFTGFSYVRPAASFLQKNSPMY
- the LOC117632103 gene encoding serine/threonine-protein kinase STN8, chloroplastic — its product is MVHNITSITMAYLPSPSLTTLKHNPKPTCFSPLKPTYSDHLCFITTQFKSHPQRCNAFFGDNIPGNVLETTLHLDQFPPFQYGYMQFQTATEELSETQKWGFLIFAGITWIYLTARPGILIGAIDAYLLAPLQLVLDSLIGRRRLKRTDFVIGDKLGEGSFGVVYSGAVVPKNVNVEETVQKRGRGRAPQLDERFKEKVILKKVKIGVQGAEEFGEFEEWFNYRLSRAAPETCATFLGSFVADKTSSQFTKGGKWLVWKFEGNQTLADYMKDRKFPFNLESVMFRRVLQDVDSVKRSALIIKQIMRQIITSLKKIHDTGIVHRDVKPANLVVTGRGQIKLIDFGAATDLRIGKNYVPDRTLLDPDFCPPELYVLPEETPVPPPEPIAAFLSPILWQLNSPDLFDMYSAGIILLQMAVPSLRSSAGLKNFNSEIKTVKYDLNKWRDYTRLRPDLSLLDLDSGRGWDLATKLVSERGSLRRGRLSAAAALRHPYFLLAADQAAAVLSKLSFTK